In Pseudomonas asiatica, the following are encoded in one genomic region:
- a CDS encoding YbhB/YbcL family Raf kinase inhibitor-like protein, translating into MNLKPWLLAALLPCSALAVAGSQGALSISSSSFTDGGVIALQQVGPDPACGAGEERTPQLSWDNLPAGTQSLALIMFDPDGGKGIGVVHWIAYNIDPAQDGLKEGVAGLTGQGVTVGRNSRGTLSYRGPCPPAGDNPHHYALTLIATDLPLGTLPEGLDRSGLLQLLQGHALGAQSLVGRYGH; encoded by the coding sequence ATGAACCTCAAACCCTGGCTGCTCGCCGCCCTGCTGCCGTGCAGCGCCTTGGCCGTCGCTGGCAGCCAGGGCGCGCTGTCGATCAGCTCATCGTCGTTCACCGATGGCGGCGTGATCGCCTTGCAGCAGGTTGGCCCGGACCCGGCCTGTGGTGCTGGCGAAGAGCGCACCCCGCAACTGAGCTGGGACAACCTCCCCGCAGGCACTCAGTCGCTGGCACTGATCATGTTCGATCCGGACGGCGGCAAGGGTATTGGCGTGGTCCACTGGATCGCCTACAACATCGACCCGGCCCAGGATGGGCTGAAGGAAGGCGTCGCCGGGCTGACCGGGCAAGGCGTGACCGTAGGGCGCAACTCTCGGGGCACGCTCAGCTACCGCGGCCCCTGCCCACCCGCCGGCGACAACCCGCACCACTACGCGCTGACGCTGATCGCCACCGACCTGCCACTGGGTACCCTGCCCGAAGGCCTGGACCGCAGCGGCCTGCTGCAACTGCTGCAAGGCCACGCGCTGGGGGCGCAGAGCCTGGTCGGGCGCTATGGCCACTGA
- a CDS encoding endonuclease: MKSLLYAVSLLFSFTLPALASPPATFTEAKVVAKQKVYMDQASSAMGDLYCGCKWAWVGKSGGRIDAASCGYQTRKQQNRAERTEWEHIVPAYTFGNQRQCWKNGGREHCVDDDPVFRAMEADLFNLYPAVGEVNGDRSNFNYGMVAGNAGQYGQCTTKVDFVQRAAEPRDEVKGLVARTTFYMYDRYKLSMSRQQQQLLMAWDKQHPVSAWEKERDRRIAAIMGHANPFVTGERKWTANYKPVGSGVVQAVPAKAAKPEAKPSLASAGSVGAVLGNRNSHVYHLSVGCPGYTQVTAKNQVTFATEGEAQAAGYRKAGNCR, encoded by the coding sequence ATGAAATCACTGCTTTACGCCGTATCCTTACTGTTTTCCTTCACCCTCCCTGCCCTGGCCAGCCCGCCGGCGACCTTCACCGAGGCCAAGGTGGTGGCCAAGCAGAAGGTGTACATGGACCAGGCCAGCAGTGCCATGGGCGACCTGTACTGCGGTTGCAAATGGGCCTGGGTGGGCAAGTCTGGCGGGCGTATCGATGCCGCCTCGTGCGGCTACCAGACCCGCAAGCAGCAGAACCGCGCCGAACGCACCGAATGGGAACACATCGTGCCGGCCTACACCTTCGGCAACCAGCGCCAGTGCTGGAAGAATGGCGGCCGCGAACATTGCGTGGATGACGACCCGGTGTTCCGCGCCATGGAGGCCGACCTGTTCAACCTGTACCCGGCAGTGGGCGAGGTAAACGGTGATCGCAGCAATTTCAACTACGGCATGGTTGCTGGCAATGCAGGGCAATACGGGCAGTGCACCACCAAGGTGGACTTCGTGCAGCGTGCTGCCGAACCACGCGACGAAGTGAAAGGCCTGGTCGCCCGCACCACCTTCTACATGTACGACCGTTACAAGCTGAGCATGTCGCGCCAACAGCAGCAGTTGCTGATGGCCTGGGACAAACAGCACCCAGTGTCGGCCTGGGAGAAAGAGCGTGACCGGCGCATTGCCGCGATCATGGGGCATGCCAACCCCTTCGTGACCGGGGAACGCAAATGGACCGCCAACTACAAGCCAGTCGGCAGTGGCGTGGTGCAAGCGGTGCCGGCGAAGGCTGCCAAGCCAGAGGCAAAGCCGAGCCTGGCCAGTGCCGGGTCGGTGGGGGCGGTGCTTGGCAACCGCAACAGCCATGTCTATCACCTTTCCGTCGGCTGCCCAGGCTATACCCAGGTTACCGCGAAGAACCAGGTCACCTTCGCCACAGAGGGTGAGGCGCAGGCGGCGGGTTATCGCAAGGCGGGCAACTGCCGCTGA
- a CDS encoding MFS transporter yields the protein MSVQELPPLSSKSTVAKMEAAMALGSFAIGTGEFAIMGLMPDIASNLQLSEPQVGHAISAYALGVMVGAPTLAIIGARLLRKHMLLLLMALYALGNLATAFAPSFGGLVAFRFISGLPHGAYFGIAAVVASSMVAKDQRAGAVARVMMGLTVAMLLGNPVATLLGQYFGWRSAFVLVGVIALCTIALVWRFVPQRHDEVRSDPRKELQAFTLPQVWMALGIASIGFAGMFCVFSYLAPTMLQVTQVSPQWIPFGLAAFGVGGIVGNIAGGKLFDRLQFRAVGLVLVWSIAVLLFFSFAAQALWSLLLGIGLVGTMIALAAPLQIRLMDIAHEAPSLAAASNHAAFNLANALGPWLGGMAITAGMGWTSTGYIGAATALVGLGIYLVARRMKGGH from the coding sequence ATGTCAGTTCAGGAATTACCCCCTCTCTCTAGCAAAAGTACCGTCGCGAAGATGGAAGCTGCCATGGCACTGGGCAGCTTTGCCATTGGCACCGGCGAGTTCGCCATCATGGGGCTGATGCCCGATATCGCCAGCAATCTGCAATTGAGCGAGCCCCAGGTGGGCCATGCCATCAGCGCCTATGCGCTGGGGGTGATGGTTGGCGCCCCGACACTGGCGATCATCGGTGCCAGGCTGTTGCGCAAGCACATGCTGCTGTTGTTGATGGCGCTGTATGCCCTTGGCAACCTGGCTACCGCCTTCGCCCCCTCGTTCGGTGGCCTGGTCGCCTTCCGCTTCATCAGCGGCCTGCCCCACGGTGCCTACTTCGGCATCGCGGCGGTAGTGGCATCGAGCATGGTGGCCAAGGACCAGCGGGCGGGGGCCGTGGCCCGGGTGATGATGGGGCTGACCGTGGCCATGTTGCTCGGCAACCCGGTTGCCACCTTGCTGGGCCAGTACTTCGGCTGGCGCTCGGCGTTCGTGCTGGTCGGCGTGATCGCCCTGTGCACCATCGCCCTGGTTTGGCGCTTCGTGCCCCAGCGCCACGATGAAGTGCGCAGCGACCCGCGCAAGGAACTGCAAGCCTTCACCCTGCCGCAAGTGTGGATGGCGCTGGGCATCGCCTCGATCGGCTTTGCCGGCATGTTCTGTGTGTTCAGCTACCTGGCGCCGACCATGTTGCAGGTGACCCAGGTGTCGCCGCAGTGGATTCCATTCGGCCTGGCGGCATTCGGCGTCGGCGGCATCGTCGGCAACATCGCCGGTGGCAAGCTGTTCGACCGCCTGCAGTTCCGCGCCGTCGGGCTGGTGCTGGTGTGGTCGATTGCCGTGCTGCTGTTCTTCAGCTTTGCCGCACAGGCGCTGTGGAGCCTGCTGCTGGGCATTGGCCTGGTCGGCACCATGATTGCCCTGGCGGCGCCGTTGCAGATCCGCCTGATGGACATTGCCCATGAAGCGCCAAGCCTGGCGGCGGCGTCCAACCATGCGGCGTTCAACCTGGCCAATGCGCTGGGGCCGTGGCTGGGTGGCATGGCGATTACCGCAGGTATGGGCTGGACCAGCACCGGGTACATTGGCGCGGCTACGGCGCTGGTCGGGCTGGGGATCTACCTGGTGGCACGGCGGATGAAGGGTGGGCATTAA
- a CDS encoding LysR family transcriptional regulator: MNLKALRCCVEIVRQGSFTKAAQHLHIAQPALSMAVTRLEEELGVTLFNRTTRKVILTAEGERFLPRIASALREMDVARQELRDMADLKRGEVRLGIPPMFGLHYVPGLMNAFRQLYPGIAMTVFEGSAEDIGHRLEQREIDLALLESRRVPPDKESILLGSDEMLACMHPDHPYAGKAFLTAEDLRNTDMVVFDRTFVQRHLLDAFFAEHGITYQVALQSNFVSLVVQAALDNMGVATLLRSVQQRTPGIVGVPFQPAQQMSFRLCWRSGEYLSLASKRFIDFAAQTHYLER, encoded by the coding sequence ATGAACCTAAAGGCATTGCGCTGCTGCGTCGAGATCGTGCGCCAAGGCAGCTTCACCAAAGCCGCGCAGCACCTGCATATCGCCCAGCCGGCACTTAGCATGGCCGTTACCCGCCTGGAAGAAGAACTGGGCGTCACTCTGTTCAACCGCACCACGCGCAAAGTCATCCTGACAGCCGAGGGCGAACGCTTCCTGCCACGTATCGCATCGGCCCTGCGCGAAATGGATGTGGCGCGGCAAGAACTGCGTGACATGGCCGACCTGAAGCGCGGCGAAGTGCGCCTGGGAATCCCGCCGATGTTCGGCCTGCACTATGTACCCGGCCTGATGAACGCCTTCCGCCAGCTGTACCCGGGTATTGCCATGACCGTGTTCGAAGGCAGTGCAGAGGACATTGGTCATCGCCTGGAACAACGGGAGATCGACCTGGCGCTGCTGGAGTCCCGGCGCGTGCCGCCCGACAAGGAATCGATCCTCTTGGGCAGCGATGAGATGCTAGCGTGCATGCACCCTGACCATCCCTATGCTGGCAAGGCCTTCCTCACAGCCGAGGACCTGCGCAATACCGACATGGTGGTGTTCGACCGCACCTTCGTGCAGCGCCACCTGCTGGATGCGTTCTTCGCCGAACATGGCATCACGTACCAGGTAGCGCTGCAGAGCAACTTCGTATCGCTGGTGGTACAAGCCGCGCTGGACAACATGGGCGTGGCGACCCTGCTGCGCTCGGTGCAACAGCGCACACCGGGCATCGTCGGCGTACCGTTCCAGCCAGCGCAGCAGATGAGCTTCCGCTTGTGCTGGCGCTCGGGGGAATACCTGTCGCTGGCCAGCAAGCGCTTCATCGATTTTGCCGCGCAGACCCATTACCTGGAACGTTGA
- a CDS encoding acetolactate synthase large subunit produces the protein MAKAADVVVQCLENEGVEYVFGIPGEENLDLLESLRKSKIKLVLTRHEQSAGFMAATYGRLTGKTGVSLSTLGPGATNLVTASAYAYLGGMPMMMITGQKPIKKSKQGRFQIIDVCGMMDPITKYTHQFASADNIPSRMREAFRLAEEEKPGAVHLELPEDIAAEQTDALPIPPSLHRRPLAEHVAIDAAVQKLLNARNPILVIGAGANRKMTAKVLKQLIDKTGIPFITTQMGKGVVDERHPRFLGNAALSSGDFVHRAVEAADLIVNIGHDVIEKPPFFMVRGGTEVIHINFRSAEVDAVYFPQVEVIGDIANAVWQISEALNDTSHWDFTRLMAIREANEAQIAEGADDNRFPVYPQRMVADIRRVLPSEGIVALDNGIYKIWFARNYKAHKPNTVLLDNALATMGAGLPSAMAAHLVHPDRPVISVCGDGGFMMNSQELETAVRLGMHITVVILRDDGYGMIRWKQANMGFTDFGLDYGNPDFVKYAEAYGANGHRVESAEGLLPLLEHCIKTPGVHVIDCPVDYSENDRILNSELRERALAV, from the coding sequence ATGGCCAAGGCCGCCGATGTCGTTGTGCAATGCCTGGAAAACGAAGGTGTCGAGTATGTGTTCGGCATTCCTGGTGAGGAAAACCTCGACCTGCTCGAATCCCTGCGCAAGTCGAAGATCAAGCTGGTACTTACCCGTCACGAGCAGTCCGCAGGTTTCATGGCTGCCACCTATGGTCGCCTGACCGGCAAGACCGGCGTCAGCCTGTCGACCCTCGGCCCTGGCGCCACCAACCTGGTCACCGCCAGCGCCTACGCCTACCTGGGCGGCATGCCGATGATGATGATCACCGGCCAGAAGCCGATCAAGAAGTCCAAGCAGGGCCGTTTCCAGATCATCGACGTGTGCGGCATGATGGACCCCATCACCAAGTACACTCACCAGTTCGCTTCCGCCGACAACATCCCTTCGCGCATGCGTGAAGCCTTCCGCCTGGCTGAAGAAGAAAAGCCGGGTGCCGTGCACCTGGAGCTGCCGGAAGACATCGCCGCCGAGCAGACCGACGCACTGCCGATCCCGCCAAGCCTGCACCGCCGCCCGTTGGCCGAGCACGTGGCGATCGACGCAGCCGTACAAAAGCTGCTGAATGCCCGCAACCCGATCCTGGTGATCGGCGCCGGCGCCAACCGCAAGATGACCGCCAAGGTCCTCAAGCAGCTGATCGACAAGACCGGTATCCCGTTCATCACCACCCAGATGGGCAAAGGTGTGGTCGACGAGCGCCATCCACGCTTCCTGGGCAACGCCGCGCTGTCGTCGGGTGACTTCGTGCACCGCGCCGTCGAAGCCGCCGACCTGATCGTCAACATCGGCCACGACGTGATCGAGAAGCCGCCGTTCTTCATGGTCCGTGGCGGCACCGAAGTCATCCACATCAACTTCCGCTCCGCCGAGGTCGATGCCGTGTACTTCCCGCAGGTGGAAGTGATCGGCGACATCGCCAACGCCGTATGGCAGATCAGCGAAGCGCTGAACGACACGTCGCACTGGGACTTCACCCGCCTGATGGCGATCCGTGAAGCCAACGAAGCACAGATCGCCGAAGGTGCCGACGACAACCGCTTCCCGGTCTACCCGCAGCGCATGGTCGCCGACATCCGTCGCGTGCTGCCGTCCGAAGGCATCGTTGCCCTGGACAACGGCATCTACAAGATCTGGTTCGCCCGCAACTACAAGGCGCACAAGCCGAACACCGTACTGCTGGACAACGCCCTGGCGACCATGGGCGCGGGCCTGCCATCGGCCATGGCCGCGCACCTGGTGCACCCGGACCGCCCGGTAATCTCGGTTTGTGGCGACGGCGGCTTCATGATGAACAGCCAGGAGCTGGAAACTGCGGTACGCCTGGGCATGCACATCACCGTGGTGATCCTGCGTGACGACGGCTACGGCATGATCCGCTGGAAGCAGGCGAACATGGGCTTCACCGATTTCGGCCTGGACTACGGCAACCCGGACTTCGTCAAGTACGCCGAAGCCTACGGTGCCAACGGCCACCGCGTGGAAAGCGCCGAAGGCCTGCTGCCGCTGCTCGAGCACTGCATCAAGACCCCGGGCGTGCACGTGATCGACTGCCCGGTCGATTACAGCGAGAACGACCGCATCCTCAACAGCGAGCTGCGTGAGCGCGCGCTGGCGGTGTAA
- a CDS encoding APC family permease: MATLKRTLSLGSVVLFGIAYMTPIIVLGTFGILAETTGGRVPAAYLAAAIAMLFTALSYGHMARAFPVAGSAYTYVRKSISPQLGFITGWAVLLDYLFLPMAIWLIGAAYLHSAFPGVPQAIWVLAFIGITTTINVIGLRLAKTVNGLLMLIQLLVLAAFVALAVHYVWGDPTVPLWTLEPFYKEGTQLPLIMSGAAIACYSFLGFDAVSTLTEETKEPRKNIPKAILLITLIGGGLFIACSYFVQLAHPSTDFANADAAAYEIAQNIGGDIFVSIFLLGLIVGQFTSGLSAQASASRLLYAMGRDGVLPRSFFGRLSERFSTPVPSIILCGVVALLALRMDVTTSTSFINFGAFLAFSLVNLAVIFHYWVAMQQRGANALLMYLAFPLVGFASTLWLMASLDHLAIYLGAGWLCLGVLYLTVITRGFKRKPPEMHFEEA; the protein is encoded by the coding sequence ATGGCCACACTCAAGCGAACGCTTTCGCTGGGCTCGGTGGTGCTTTTCGGCATCGCCTACATGACCCCCATCATCGTCCTGGGCACATTCGGTATCCTGGCCGAGACCACGGGAGGGAGGGTACCTGCAGCCTACCTCGCTGCAGCCATCGCCATGCTCTTTACCGCCTTGAGCTACGGCCACATGGCGCGCGCCTTCCCGGTCGCCGGGTCCGCCTATACCTATGTGCGCAAATCGATCAGCCCGCAGCTGGGCTTCATCACCGGTTGGGCGGTGTTGCTCGACTACCTGTTCCTGCCCATGGCGATCTGGCTCATTGGCGCGGCCTATCTGCACTCGGCGTTCCCGGGCGTGCCACAAGCCATTTGGGTGCTGGCATTCATCGGCATCACCACAACGATCAATGTGATCGGCCTGCGGCTGGCCAAGACCGTCAATGGCCTGTTGATGCTCATTCAGCTGCTGGTGCTGGCGGCGTTCGTTGCACTGGCGGTGCACTATGTCTGGGGCGACCCCACGGTACCGCTGTGGACACTCGAGCCGTTCTACAAGGAAGGCACCCAGTTGCCGCTGATCATGAGCGGTGCGGCGATTGCCTGCTATTCATTCCTGGGCTTCGACGCGGTCAGCACCCTGACCGAAGAAACCAAGGAACCACGCAAGAACATCCCGAAAGCCATCCTGCTGATCACCCTGATCGGTGGCGGGCTGTTCATCGCCTGCAGCTACTTCGTTCAGCTCGCTCACCCGTCCACCGACTTTGCCAACGCCGACGCGGCGGCTTATGAAATCGCCCAGAACATCGGTGGCGACATCTTCGTCAGCATCTTCCTGCTGGGGCTGATCGTCGGCCAGTTCACTTCTGGCCTGTCGGCACAGGCCAGCGCCTCCCGGCTGCTGTATGCGATGGGGCGTGACGGAGTGCTGCCCAGGTCATTCTTCGGAAGGTTGAGCGAACGCTTCAGCACGCCGGTGCCCAGCATCATCCTGTGCGGGGTGGTCGCCCTGCTTGCCTTGCGCATGGACGTGACGACCTCCACCTCGTTCATCAACTTCGGTGCATTTCTCGCGTTCAGCCTGGTCAACCTGGCTGTGATCTTCCACTACTGGGTCGCCATGCAGCAGCGTGGTGCGAACGCGCTACTGATGTACCTCGCGTTCCCCTTGGTGGGCTTTGCATCCACGTTGTGGCTGATGGCAAGTCTTGATCACCTGGCGATCTACCTGGGGGCAGGCTGGCTCTGCCTCGGCGTGCTCTACCTGACGGTGATTACCCGTGGTTTCAAGCGCAAGCCCCCGGAGATGCACTTCGAGGAAGCCTGA
- a CDS encoding carbon-nitrogen hydrolase family protein has translation MKVELVQLAGRDGDTAYNLQRTIKAIGNCGADTDLLVFPETQLMGFPTEENIGRIAEPLDGPSITAVQQAAQAQNVAVVVGMAEAADDGRFYNTTVLVTPEGVALTYRKTHLWASDCGVFTPGDRFATALFKGIRVGLLICFDIEFPETARALGQLGAELIIVTNGNMDPYGPTHRTAITARAMENQAFAVMVNRVGDGDGGLVFAGGSAVVDPYGQLLCEAGRGECRITVELAMDQLQQSRRDYTYIAQRRIQLPGEQVEHANGLRELIIPS, from the coding sequence ATGAAGGTAGAGCTTGTCCAACTGGCCGGTCGCGATGGCGATACCGCGTACAACCTGCAGCGCACCATCAAGGCGATCGGCAACTGCGGCGCCGATACCGATCTGCTGGTCTTTCCGGAAACCCAGCTGATGGGCTTCCCAACCGAAGAAAATATCGGCCGCATCGCCGAGCCACTGGATGGCCCGAGCATCACGGCAGTCCAACAGGCCGCACAAGCGCAGAATGTTGCCGTGGTCGTCGGGATGGCCGAAGCCGCAGACGACGGTCGTTTCTACAACACCACCGTGCTGGTCACGCCTGAAGGCGTAGCGCTCACCTATCGCAAGACCCACCTTTGGGCATCGGACTGCGGGGTTTTCACCCCTGGCGACCGTTTTGCGACAGCCCTGTTCAAAGGCATCCGTGTCGGCCTGCTGATCTGCTTCGACATCGAGTTCCCGGAAACCGCCCGTGCCCTGGGGCAGCTGGGCGCAGAACTGATCATCGTCACCAACGGCAACATGGACCCGTACGGGCCCACCCACAGAACCGCCATCACCGCACGCGCCATGGAAAACCAGGCCTTCGCGGTCATGGTCAACCGCGTGGGTGATGGTGATGGCGGCCTGGTCTTCGCCGGCGGCAGTGCCGTCGTCGACCCGTACGGCCAGTTGCTGTGCGAAGCCGGCCGTGGCGAGTGCCGGATAACCGTCGAGCTGGCCATGGACCAACTGCAGCAGTCACGGCGCGATTACACCTACATCGCCCAGCGCCGCATCCAGCTGCCGGGTGAACAGGTCGAGCACGCCAACGGCCTTCGCGAACTGATCATCCCCTCCTGA
- a CDS encoding helix-turn-helix transcriptional regulator yields the protein MNFTLHDIAWHRSVGQLIETLDKDHFWTALVRLLNEYVACDSWVALLFSAGRPQVFAECPSADGNPDPLFQDYLKGLYLLDPFYVASRESGGTGLVRLSDVAPECFEQTDYYQRYFRLNVVADEIQFNVQLDAQRTLCLSLGSKRRFSIEQVTLLELLRPWVTALMRQRMTFERELLEEATKPAPHWQSRMEDRVEQMESPLTGRELEVGRLMLSGCSSKEIARKLEISVETVKVHRKHMYSKLGIKSQSELFSLFLQAQLG from the coding sequence ATGAATTTTACGCTGCACGACATCGCCTGGCACCGATCGGTAGGCCAATTGATCGAAACCCTCGACAAGGACCACTTCTGGACAGCCTTGGTGCGGTTGCTGAACGAGTACGTTGCCTGCGACAGCTGGGTTGCGCTGCTGTTTTCCGCAGGGCGCCCGCAGGTGTTCGCCGAGTGCCCCAGTGCAGACGGCAACCCTGACCCGCTGTTCCAGGACTACCTGAAGGGCTTGTACCTGCTGGACCCTTTCTACGTGGCCAGCCGAGAATCCGGGGGAACTGGCCTGGTGCGCCTGTCGGATGTGGCCCCTGAGTGTTTCGAGCAGACGGACTACTACCAGCGCTATTTCCGGCTTAACGTGGTTGCCGATGAAATTCAGTTCAACGTGCAGCTGGATGCGCAGCGCACGCTGTGCCTGTCGTTGGGTAGCAAGCGCCGGTTCAGCATCGAACAGGTCACCCTGCTGGAACTGTTGCGGCCATGGGTCACTGCGCTGATGCGTCAGCGGATGACGTTCGAGCGGGAGTTGCTGGAAGAGGCCACCAAACCTGCGCCGCACTGGCAAAGCCGCATGGAGGACAGGGTCGAGCAGATGGAGTCGCCGCTGACCGGGCGTGAGCTGGAGGTGGGGCGGCTGATGCTGAGCGGGTGTTCCAGCAAAGAAATTGCGCGCAAGCTTGAAATCTCCGTGGAGACAGTGAAAGTGCACCGCAAGCATATGTACAGCAAGTTGGGTATCAAATCGCAGTCGGAGCTTTTTTCGCTGTTTCTTCAGGCCCAGCTGGGTTGA
- a CDS encoding dTMP kinase: MTRPLFVSIDGPKGTGKTTLLEAVTKALRADNKKVIRLCEKKSDPYRGETMALVNQLVRNPSRDLELRVCERFAESRAWISRHVLPRQPAGSIILIDRWYPSDAAFRRSVAFDEILRLNLERNVQVPDLHVGVVTAPGTSWARAAARTRGLGSTVIHSLDEQVACTEAFERAVAEHGWVLCRNEGAIEDATRQIVAEIDGVLRPRHRPQCDQC, encoded by the coding sequence ATGACCCGCCCGCTGTTTGTTTCCATCGATGGGCCCAAGGGCACTGGCAAGACCACGCTTCTGGAGGCGGTTACCAAGGCCTTGCGGGCTGACAACAAGAAAGTGATCCGGCTTTGCGAGAAAAAAAGCGACCCCTACCGGGGGGAAACCATGGCCCTTGTCAATCAACTGGTCAGAAACCCCTCCCGGGACCTGGAGTTGAGGGTATGCGAGCGCTTCGCCGAAAGCCGTGCCTGGATTTCCCGACACGTGCTGCCCAGGCAGCCAGCGGGCAGCATCATCCTGATCGATCGCTGGTACCCGTCTGATGCCGCATTTCGCCGCAGCGTGGCGTTCGACGAGATTCTGCGCCTGAACCTCGAACGAAATGTACAGGTGCCCGATTTGCATGTCGGCGTTGTCACGGCCCCCGGTACTTCATGGGCAAGAGCCGCGGCACGGACGCGCGGGCTGGGCAGTACGGTGATCCATAGCCTGGACGAGCAGGTTGCCTGTACCGAGGCGTTCGAGCGTGCGGTTGCGGAACACGGCTGGGTATTGTGCCGTAATGAAGGGGCCATCGAGGATGCAACGCGGCAGATAGTGGCCGAGATCGATGGCGTGCTTCGACCACGTCATCGACCGCAGTGCGATCAGTGCTGA
- a CDS encoding YeeE/YedE family protein: MAIDWLAFTPWSALAGGVLIGLGAGLFAVVNGRIAGISGLLGSMLQRGGEGRREKLAFLLGLLAAPLLWGIFATLPSARFTTASWTLIAAGLLVGLGTRYGSGCTSGHGVCGLSRLSPRSAVATLCFMATGFATVYVVRHLVQGA; this comes from the coding sequence ATGGCAATTGATTGGCTGGCCTTTACACCATGGTCCGCGCTGGCCGGTGGTGTGTTGATCGGGCTGGGGGCTGGGCTGTTCGCGGTGGTGAATGGCCGTATTGCAGGAATCAGTGGTTTGCTCGGTTCGATGCTGCAGCGAGGCGGGGAAGGGCGCAGAGAAAAGCTTGCCTTTCTTTTGGGGCTGCTGGCAGCCCCGTTGCTTTGGGGGATATTTGCCACGCTGCCGTCAGCCCGTTTCACCACGGCATCCTGGACACTCATCGCGGCGGGCCTTCTGGTAGGGTTGGGGACGCGCTACGGCAGCGGTTGTACCAGCGGCCACGGCGTCTGTGGCCTGTCGCGCCTGTCACCCCGTTCGGCGGTGGCAACGCTGTGCTTCATGGCTACCGGTTTTGCCACGGTGTATGTGGTCCGCCATCTCGTACAAGGGGCCTGA
- a CDS encoding DUF6691 family protein — protein sequence MPVFSGFIAGLLFGVGLLLAGMADPAKVLGFLDIAGQWDPSLALVMIGAIAAAWIPMRWASGHPTALLGGAMQLPGRRDVDRRLIGGSLVFGIGWGLSGICPGPALVLLPAGYWQAWLFVAAMLVGMGLFQWLEARRGS from the coding sequence ATGCCGGTGTTCAGTGGTTTCATCGCCGGGCTGCTGTTCGGCGTGGGGTTGTTGCTGGCAGGCATGGCCGACCCCGCCAAGGTGCTCGGCTTTCTCGACATCGCAGGGCAATGGGACCCTTCGCTGGCGCTGGTGATGATCGGGGCGATTGCCGCAGCATGGATACCGATGCGCTGGGCGAGCGGTCATCCAACGGCCCTGCTGGGTGGGGCGATGCAATTGCCTGGCCGACGTGATGTGGACCGCCGCCTTATCGGCGGCAGCCTGGTATTCGGCATTGGCTGGGGGCTTTCGGGCATCTGCCCGGGGCCGGCCCTGGTGCTGCTGCCTGCAGGGTACTGGCAGGCCTGGCTGTTCGTCGCTGCGATGCTGGTTGGCATGGGGTTGTTCCAGTGGCTTGAGGCGCGTCGTGGTAGCTGA
- a CDS encoding peroxiredoxin, with translation MIKTGDTLPDVTLYQYSNGEGGCAIGPNAFSLHARCKQKKVVIFGLPGAFTPTCSQRHVPGYVAAAQDLFAVGVAEILCVSVNDAFVMNAWGVSLQVGDEVMMIGDGNGEFSEALGLIQDLSARGMGRRSQRYAMLVDDLVVRHIAVEAPGKFECSDAASMLAVCKL, from the coding sequence ATGATCAAGACCGGCGATACACTGCCCGACGTAACGCTTTACCAGTACAGCAACGGCGAGGGCGGCTGTGCAATCGGCCCGAACGCGTTTTCCCTGCACGCGCGCTGCAAGCAGAAAAAAGTGGTTATCTTCGGCTTGCCTGGTGCCTTCACGCCTACCTGTTCGCAGCGGCACGTACCGGGCTACGTGGCCGCGGCCCAGGACCTGTTCGCTGTCGGGGTTGCCGAAATTCTCTGTGTTTCGGTCAATGATGCGTTCGTCATGAATGCCTGGGGTGTAAGCCTGCAGGTGGGCGATGAGGTCATGATGATCGGCGATGGCAATGGTGAATTCAGCGAGGCGCTGGGCCTGATCCAGGACCTCTCGGCGCGCGGCATGGGCCGGCGCTCGCAACGCTATGCCATGCTGGTCGACGATCTGGTGGTAAGGCACATCGCGGTCGAAGCACCCGGCAAGTTCGAGTGCAGCGATGCTGCGAGCATGTTGGCTGTTTGTAAGCTCTGA